The Mucilaginibacter yixingensis genome window below encodes:
- the tnpA gene encoding IS200/IS605 family transposase, translating to MANTYTQLYVHIIFAVKGRENLIGSGNREELHKYISGIVEKRGQKLLAVFCMPDHTHLLVGLKGDISVSDLVRDVKAGSSGFINDQRWVRGKFNWQEGYGAFSYSKSQLDTVINYVLNQEKHHGVRSFKDEYLELLHRFEVEYDERYLFEWYV from the coding sequence ATGGCCAATACCTACACACAATTATACGTGCACATCATTTTCGCGGTCAAAGGCCGCGAAAATTTGATTGGCAGTGGCAATCGCGAGGAATTGCATAAATATATTTCGGGGATTGTTGAGAAGCGCGGGCAGAAATTGTTGGCGGTGTTTTGCATGCCAGATCATACGCATTTGTTGGTTGGATTGAAGGGTGATATCAGTGTGTCAGATTTGGTAAGAGATGTAAAAGCCGGTTCGTCAGGATTTATTAATGATCAGCGATGGGTACGCGGCAAGTTCAATTGGCAGGAGGGCTACGGTGCGTTTTCGTATTCAAAAAGTCAATTAGATACCGTGATCAATTACGTGTTGAATCAGGAAAAACATCACGGCGTGCGTTCATTCAAAGATGAATATTTGGAGTTATTGCACCGGTTTGAGGTGGAATATGACGAACGGTATTTGTTTGAGTGGTATGTGTAG
- a CDS encoding glycoside hydrolase family 78 protein: MKKLTTIIIIALCHHLAFAGVGLQNLRCEMLTNPQGIGTAKPRLSWQIAADARNTNQVAYQVLVASTPGKLAANTGDLWDSKKVTSSASIMVPYAGQALTSRAACFWKVRVWTSTGASEWSQPAQWTVGLLNQSEWTAKWIGAEHGFPWDSIAKFSRLSARYYRKQFEVKPALKKATVYIVGLGHYELFVNGHQIGDQVLNTPPTDYTQSVISNTFDVTKDIKQGANAIGTVLGNGRFFTMRPIYKPQKIKEFGYPKMLLQLELQYTDGSKQTIISDGSWKFTADGPIRANNEYDGEEYDATKEFAGWNQTGFNDSKWLNAELVKSPGGKIVAQMNEPIKVMGTVKPVSLKQLQNGEWVMDMGQNFSGWLVMKVKGNRGDKVTLKYAETLKPDGSLYIANLRDAKVTDVYTLKGGAEETWKPAFVFHGFRYVSIEGYPGKPEMSDFIGEVVYDDLPTIGSFETSNPLVNQIYKNAYWGILSNYKGMPMDCPQRNERMPWLGDRAVGSLGESFIFGNGNLYAKWLDDIEQAQKPDGAIPDVAPAYWNYYSDNMTWPGTYLLIGDMLYRQFGDAAPIKKHYASMKKWMDYMRNKYGKDGLITKDKYGDWCMPPESLELIHAKDTSRITAGPLIATAYYIHFLDLMKKFATLSGKPDEAKAWTAQKESMENAFNKTYFNKQTYQYANNTVTANLLPLYFGITPAQYRQQVFKNIVDKTVNEGHGHISTGVIGTQWIMRGLTEYGRPDLAWQMASNEDYPGWGYMVKRGATTIWELWNGDTADPAMNSRNHIMLLGDLVVWFYEDLSGIKPVTPGYKDIVMYPQTTKGLDYVKASYQTPYGEVKSSWENKSGFKWNVTVPANTTATVYVPASSANAVTEGGKKVPADVKFIKMENGRAVFQVGSGTYNFESK; the protein is encoded by the coding sequence ATGAAAAAACTAACTACCATAATCATCATTGCCCTGTGCCATCACCTGGCATTTGCGGGTGTGGGATTACAAAATCTGCGCTGCGAAATGCTGACGAACCCGCAAGGTATCGGCACCGCCAAACCGCGACTGAGCTGGCAGATCGCTGCCGATGCACGCAACACCAACCAGGTAGCTTATCAGGTATTGGTAGCATCAACCCCAGGAAAGCTGGCTGCTAATACCGGCGATTTGTGGGACTCCAAAAAGGTGACCTCATCGGCCTCTATCATGGTGCCCTACGCTGGACAGGCATTAACCAGCCGGGCTGCATGTTTTTGGAAAGTACGCGTGTGGACCAGCACCGGGGCCAGCGAATGGAGCCAACCGGCTCAGTGGACCGTAGGCCTGCTTAACCAAAGCGAGTGGACTGCTAAATGGATCGGCGCGGAGCATGGTTTCCCGTGGGATAGTATTGCTAAGTTCTCACGTTTATCAGCACGCTATTACCGCAAGCAGTTTGAGGTAAAACCGGCTCTGAAAAAAGCTACCGTTTATATTGTTGGTTTAGGCCACTATGAACTGTTTGTAAACGGTCACCAGATTGGTGATCAGGTGCTGAACACTCCTCCAACCGACTATACCCAATCGGTTATCTCTAATACTTTCGACGTTACTAAAGATATTAAACAAGGCGCCAACGCCATTGGTACGGTGCTGGGTAATGGTCGTTTCTTTACCATGCGCCCTATCTATAAGCCACAAAAGATCAAAGAATTTGGTTATCCAAAAATGCTGCTGCAATTGGAGTTGCAATATACCGATGGCTCTAAGCAAACCATTATTAGCGATGGCAGCTGGAAGTTTACAGCCGATGGCCCGATCCGCGCCAATAACGAGTACGATGGTGAGGAGTATGATGCCACCAAAGAGTTTGCCGGCTGGAACCAAACTGGCTTTAACGATAGCAAATGGCTGAACGCCGAACTGGTGAAAAGTCCGGGCGGCAAGATAGTGGCGCAAATGAACGAGCCAATAAAAGTAATGGGCACCGTTAAACCTGTAAGCCTGAAACAACTCCAAAATGGGGAGTGGGTGATGGATATGGGACAGAATTTCTCGGGATGGCTGGTAATGAAAGTGAAAGGTAACCGCGGCGACAAGGTGACGCTGAAATATGCCGAAACCCTGAAACCTGACGGGAGCCTGTACATTGCCAACCTGCGCGATGCCAAGGTGACCGACGTGTATACCCTGAAAGGTGGCGCCGAAGAAACCTGGAAACCGGCTTTTGTTTTCCACGGATTTAGATATGTATCGATAGAAGGTTATCCCGGCAAGCCGGAGATGAGCGATTTTATTGGCGAGGTGGTGTATGATGACCTGCCAACTATCGGTAGTTTTGAAACTTCAAACCCTTTGGTAAACCAGATCTATAAAAATGCCTACTGGGGTATCCTGAGCAACTATAAAGGTATGCCGATGGACTGTCCGCAACGTAATGAGCGTATGCCATGGTTGGGCGACAGAGCGGTAGGCTCGCTGGGCGAGAGTTTCATTTTTGGTAACGGTAACCTGTATGCCAAATGGCTGGATGATATTGAGCAGGCCCAGAAACCAGACGGCGCCATCCCTGATGTGGCTCCGGCTTACTGGAATTACTATAGCGATAACATGACATGGCCAGGTACTTACCTGCTGATTGGTGATATGCTGTATCGCCAGTTTGGTGATGCCGCACCAATTAAAAAGCACTATGCCTCCATGAAAAAATGGATGGATTACATGCGCAACAAATACGGTAAAGACGGCCTGATCACCAAAGATAAATATGGCGATTGGTGCATGCCGCCAGAGAGCCTGGAACTCATCCACGCTAAAGATACCTCGCGCATTACGGCTGGGCCGCTTATTGCAACGGCCTATTATATTCACTTCCTTGATCTGATGAAAAAGTTTGCCACCCTGTCTGGCAAACCGGATGAGGCCAAGGCCTGGACCGCGCAGAAAGAGAGCATGGAGAATGCGTTTAACAAAACGTACTTCAATAAACAAACCTATCAGTATGCCAACAACACGGTAACGGCCAACTTGCTGCCGCTATATTTCGGTATCACGCCGGCGCAGTACCGCCAGCAGGTGTTTAAAAATATTGTTGATAAAACGGTGAACGAGGGCCACGGGCACATCAGTACCGGTGTAATTGGCACGCAATGGATCATGCGCGGACTGACCGAATACGGCCGCCCTGATCTGGCCTGGCAAATGGCCAGCAATGAAGATTACCCGGGTTGGGGCTACATGGTAAAACGTGGTGCCACTACCATCTGGGAGCTATGGAATGGTGATACCGCAGATCCGGCCATGAACTCGCGTAACCACATCATGCTGCTGGGCGATTTAGTGGTTTGGTTCTATGAAGATCTGAGTGGCATTAAGCCTGTTACCCCAGGCTATAAAGACATCGTGATGTATCCGCAAACTACCAAGGGTTTAGACTATGTGAAAGCATCGTACCAAACTCCTTACGGCGAAGTGAAAAGTAGCTGGGAAAACAAAAGCGGCTTTAAGTGGAACGTAACCGTTCCGGCCAACACCACGGCTACTGTTTATGTGCCTGCGTCATCTGCTAACGCGGTGACTGAAGGCGGTAAGAAAGTACCGGCGGATGTGAAATTTATAAAAATGGAAAACGGTCGCGCTGTGTTCCAGGTAGGTTCTGGCACCTACAACTTTGAGAGTAAATAA
- a CDS encoding DUF3826 domain-containing protein: MKRSKLFLIAAVALLLSCGAFAQAPAAKTAPSPEAAAKADAEVDKKASEWAASLTLNDAAKEARVKDVIATHLKAVRDWNNAHTADEVPAGIDPFSGKPLSAMDRQIIVLSSIPKSVHENLMTGLRKDLTEAQVEAILDKYTIGKVAFTLNGYKSIVPDLTPTEEAAILANLKQAREQAVDFKNVKQISAIFEIYKTKNEQYLNEHGRNWHQLFSNYVNAQKAKKAAAAAAGGDAKKN; encoded by the coding sequence ATGAAAAGATCAAAATTGTTTTTAATCGCGGCAGTAGCACTGCTGTTAAGCTGTGGTGCATTTGCACAGGCACCGGCTGCTAAAACTGCACCGTCACCAGAAGCTGCTGCTAAAGCTGATGCAGAGGTTGATAAGAAAGCCAGCGAATGGGCTGCTTCACTTACACTAAATGATGCTGCTAAAGAAGCCCGGGTTAAAGACGTAATAGCTACCCACCTGAAAGCCGTACGCGACTGGAACAACGCACACACTGCAGACGAAGTGCCTGCCGGTATTGATCCATTCAGCGGTAAACCGCTGAGCGCGATGGACCGTCAGATCATTGTGCTTTCATCTATCCCAAAATCAGTACATGAAAACCTGATGACCGGTCTGCGTAAAGACCTGACCGAGGCACAGGTAGAAGCTATTCTGGATAAATACACCATCGGTAAAGTTGCGTTTACCCTGAATGGTTATAAATCAATCGTTCCAGACCTTACTCCAACCGAAGAAGCTGCTATCTTAGCTAACCTGAAACAGGCACGTGAGCAAGCGGTAGATTTTAAAAACGTAAAACAGATCTCGGCTATTTTTGAGATCTACAAAACTAAAAACGAACAATACCTGAACGAGCATGGCCGTAACTGGCACCAGCTGTTCAGCAATTACGTTAATGCCCAGAAAGCTAAAAAAGCAGCAGCAGCTGCTGCCGGAGGCGACGCGAAAAAGAATTAA
- a CDS encoding exo-alpha-sialidase, whose translation MKKKLLILAAALTIAGQSFAQLKLWQKGVVTDEFIYEKAPYPECHASTIAETPTGFVASWFGGTKERNPDVCIWVSRLVNGKWTEAINVANGIQNDTLRYPTWNPVLYQIPGGDLLLFYKIGPSPSTWKGFMRSSKDGGITWSEQKALPPGFLGPIKNKPVLLKDGVTLMSPSSTEGNGWQVHFEATKDWGKTWTMIGPINPPKDSVNAIQPSILFHKDGSLQILARSLNRAVLTSWSKDKGKTWSPLTKTSLPNNNSGTDAVTLQDGRQLLVYNHVLPPGKLTKGARTPLNVAISNDGVKWYAAAILEDSPISQYSYPSVIQAKDGKVHIVYTWRRLRIKHVVIDLSKVQLKEIKDGVWPAMTGYTAPVVKDGNTKEL comes from the coding sequence ATGAAAAAGAAACTATTAATACTAGCAGCGGCCCTGACCATAGCGGGGCAATCTTTCGCGCAGCTGAAACTGTGGCAGAAAGGTGTAGTAACCGACGAGTTTATTTACGAGAAGGCACCATATCCTGAGTGTCATGCCTCAACCATTGCAGAAACGCCTACCGGCTTTGTGGCATCGTGGTTTGGCGGTACCAAAGAGCGTAACCCTGATGTTTGTATTTGGGTGAGCCGTTTGGTAAACGGTAAATGGACCGAAGCCATAAACGTTGCTAACGGTATTCAGAATGACACTTTGCGTTACCCAACATGGAACCCGGTATTGTACCAGATCCCAGGCGGCGATTTGCTGTTGTTTTATAAAATAGGCCCGAGCCCATCAACCTGGAAAGGTTTTATGCGCAGCTCTAAAGACGGTGGTATCACCTGGTCTGAGCAGAAAGCGTTGCCTCCGGGTTTCCTCGGCCCCATCAAAAATAAACCGGTACTGTTGAAAGACGGTGTTACGCTGATGAGCCCTTCAAGCACTGAAGGAAACGGTTGGCAAGTACACTTTGAGGCCACCAAAGACTGGGGTAAAACCTGGACCATGATTGGCCCTATCAACCCACCGAAAGATTCTGTTAACGCTATTCAGCCGAGCATCCTGTTCCATAAAGATGGCAGTTTGCAAATTTTGGCTCGTAGCTTAAACCGTGCAGTGTTGACCTCATGGTCTAAAGACAAAGGCAAAACCTGGTCGCCATTAACTAAAACATCTCTGCCAAACAATAACTCTGGTACCGATGCAGTAACCCTGCAAGACGGCCGCCAGCTGCTGGTTTATAACCACGTACTGCCTCCGGGTAAACTGACCAAAGGTGCGCGTACCCCGCTTAACGTAGCTATCTCTAACGATGGTGTTAAATGGTATGCGGCTGCTATTCTGGAAGATTCGCCAATCAGTCAGTATAGCTATCCTTCTGTAATTCAGGCTAAAGATGGCAAAGTGCACATTGTGTACACCTGGCGCAGGCTGCGGATCAAACACGTTGTGATTGATCTGTCTAAAGTGCAGTTGAAAGAAATTAAAGACGGCGTATGGCCTGCCATGACTGGTTACACCGCACCTGTTGTAAAAGACGGTAACACCAAAGAATTATAA
- a CDS encoding acetylxylan esterase, which yields MRRLKAIVAVCAALLAGTGAYAQQNSDAGYPKPLKEVLAEIQDRYKVKIKTDEKLMADKTVTYAEWKFRPDVDQTLENVLSPLNLKVIKDSPGNYKLSEFQYWNWPVEDGWKQLDKIASQYNDKASFEARKALLRPQIYAALGLSPMPAKMNTKPIITPKRVYDGYSVENIALEILPGVYINGSLYRPLNVKGKIPLMLSPDGHWYQHRFRADCQIRCATLARMGVMAYSYDVFAWGESGLQFKSSDHRKALAETIQALGAIRILDYMLSLKETDPERVGISGGSGGGSHTVLMTALDTRIKLSAPVVAVSSYFYGGCPCESGMPVAQCGGGTDNVELAAMSAPQPQLLISDGSDWTAHMPEHDFPYLKKVYGYYGAADKVENVHLPNDKHDYGPSKRFPLYDFVARNFHVDINKIKKDGKIDESHTTIEKEPQLYVFGDHGQNLPKDAIHGFDQLEKVFAAATGK from the coding sequence ATGAGAAGGTTAAAAGCGATAGTTGCAGTTTGTGCCGCCCTGTTGGCCGGCACTGGCGCCTATGCCCAGCAAAACTCTGACGCCGGTTATCCAAAACCGCTGAAAGAGGTGCTGGCAGAGATCCAGGATCGATACAAGGTAAAGATCAAAACTGATGAAAAACTGATGGCCGACAAAACGGTGACGTATGCCGAGTGGAAGTTTCGACCGGATGTTGACCAGACGCTGGAAAATGTGCTGTCACCGCTTAACCTCAAAGTAATTAAAGATTCGCCGGGTAACTACAAACTGAGTGAGTTTCAGTACTGGAACTGGCCTGTAGAAGACGGCTGGAAACAGCTGGACAAAATAGCCTCGCAATACAACGATAAAGCCTCGTTCGAGGCGCGCAAGGCACTGCTTCGTCCGCAAATTTACGCGGCACTGGGCCTGTCGCCAATGCCGGCTAAGATGAACACCAAGCCTATCATCACCCCAAAACGGGTTTATGATGGTTACAGTGTAGAGAACATAGCTTTGGAAATTTTGCCTGGCGTTTATATCAACGGTTCATTATACCGTCCGTTGAACGTTAAAGGGAAAATTCCGCTGATGCTCTCGCCTGATGGTCACTGGTATCAGCACCGTTTCCGTGCCGATTGCCAGATCCGTTGTGCCACCCTGGCGCGGATGGGGGTAATGGCCTACAGCTACGATGTATTTGCCTGGGGCGAATCTGGCTTGCAATTTAAATCTTCTGATCACCGTAAGGCGCTGGCCGAAACTATCCAGGCGTTGGGCGCTATCCGCATTCTGGATTACATGCTCTCGTTGAAAGAAACCGATCCGGAGAGGGTAGGTATCAGCGGCGGCTCTGGTGGTGGTAGCCATACTGTACTGATGACCGCGCTTGATACCCGCATCAAACTGAGTGCACCGGTAGTTGCGGTATCATCCTACTTCTACGGTGGTTGTCCATGCGAAAGCGGTATGCCGGTAGCACAATGTGGTGGCGGTACCGATAACGTAGAACTGGCTGCCATGTCGGCTCCACAACCGCAATTATTAATTTCTGACGGCAGCGACTGGACCGCCCACATGCCTGAGCATGATTTCCCTTACCTGAAAAAGGTATATGGTTACTATGGTGCGGCAGACAAAGTAGAGAACGTACACTTACCAAATGACAAGCACGACTACGGTCCGTCAAAGCGCTTCCCGCTGTATGATTTTGTGGCGCGTAATTTCCACGTAGATATCAACAAGATTAAAAAAGACGGCAAGATCGACGAGTCGCACACCACGATTGAGAAAGAACCTCAGTTGTATGTGTTCGGCGATCACGGCCAGAACCTGCCAAAAGATGCCATCCACGGTTTTGACCAGCTGGAGAAAGTATTTGCGGCAGCGACAGGGAAATAA
- a CDS encoding sugar phosphate isomerase/epimerase has protein sequence MKNKFLLTILTLAITGGYTANQASAQSKQRYKVAVADIYILKRQKIGAFELAKTIGTDGVEVDMGGLGDRPHFDNQLTADSTRDKFLAAAKATNLEISSISMGGFFSQSFANRADAVNLATECINTMVRMNVKIGFLPLGINSDLGANPEYRPAIVSKLKEVGKIAQKAGVTIAIGTTLSAQADLDLLKEVNSPAIKIYYNFQTALDAGRDLEKELELLGKKNIAIIHCTDTDGKWLQNDPKIDLKKVKATLDKMGWSGWLVIERSRDAADVHNVKKNYSANAAYVKSIFQQ, from the coding sequence ATGAAAAACAAATTCCTCCTAACAATATTAACCCTTGCCATAACCGGCGGTTACACCGCTAACCAGGCATCGGCACAAAGCAAACAGCGCTACAAAGTGGCTGTGGCTGATATTTACATCCTGAAACGCCAGAAAATCGGCGCATTTGAGCTGGCCAAAACCATTGGTACTGATGGCGTGGAAGTAGACATGGGCGGCCTGGGCGATCGCCCACATTTTGATAACCAGCTGACTGCTGATTCTACCCGTGATAAGTTTCTGGCTGCGGCAAAGGCAACGAACCTGGAGATCTCGTCTATTTCGATGGGTGGTTTCTTTTCGCAATCGTTCGCTAACCGGGCAGATGCGGTGAACCTGGCAACCGAGTGTATCAATACCATGGTAAGGATGAACGTAAAGATTGGTTTCCTGCCGCTGGGCATTAACAGCGATCTGGGTGCAAACCCAGAATATCGTCCAGCGATCGTATCCAAACTGAAGGAAGTAGGTAAAATTGCTCAAAAAGCAGGCGTAACAATTGCCATTGGCACTACGCTGAGTGCACAGGCAGATCTGGATCTGCTGAAAGAGGTAAACTCGCCGGCCATTAAAATCTACTACAATTTCCAAACCGCCCTGGATGCCGGCCGCGATCTGGAAAAAGAGTTGGAGCTGTTAGGTAAAAAGAATATCGCCATCATCCATTGTACCGATACCGATGGTAAATGGTTACAGAATGATCCAAAGATCGATCTGAAAAAAGTAAAAGCCACTTTAGATAAAATGGGCTGGAGCGGCTGGCTGGTAATTGAGCGCTCACGCGATGCTGCCGATGTGCACAACGTTAAAAAGAATTACAGCGCGAATGCGGCTTACGTGAAGTCGATTTTTCAGCAGTAA
- a CDS encoding L-rhamnose mutarotase, with amino-acid sequence MRLLKLKNGLAALALAVLINLCAGNVWALSSPFAAIEVIAPVGKTIDAKAAVKIGGNFGLQASSFYTWKNHLVVYGKLTRINLLRHQLETAYPKTEVKVYQNPFYDFDRAQRCKTGVVKEWDNILLTANLVADPKMQKEYLNYHATQFQKWPEVSQGFCNAQFQQLLVFRNGRQLMLIISIPKGGDLDKLNPLTSKNNPRVDEWNKLMGKYQEGIPGTAKGESWVFLKPVK; translated from the coding sequence ATGAGATTATTGAAATTAAAGAACGGCTTAGCGGCATTAGCGCTGGCCGTTTTGATTAACCTGTGCGCAGGTAATGTATGGGCCCTTAGCAGTCCGTTTGCTGCTATCGAGGTAATTGCCCCTGTGGGTAAAACCATTGATGCTAAAGCTGCCGTTAAAATTGGCGGTAATTTCGGTCTGCAGGCATCATCATTCTACACCTGGAAAAACCATTTGGTGGTGTATGGCAAGTTAACTCGCATAAACTTATTGCGCCATCAACTTGAAACAGCTTATCCAAAAACAGAGGTAAAAGTTTATCAAAACCCGTTTTATGATTTTGACCGTGCGCAGCGTTGCAAAACCGGCGTGGTGAAAGAGTGGGACAACATCCTGCTCACCGCCAACCTGGTGGCCGATCCTAAAATGCAAAAGGAATACCTGAATTACCATGCCACCCAGTTCCAGAAATGGCCGGAGGTATCGCAAGGGTTTTGCAATGCGCAGTTTCAGCAATTGCTGGTGTTCCGCAATGGGCGTCAACTGATGCTGATCATCAGCATCCCTAAAGGTGGCGACCTGGACAAACTTAACCCGCTTACCAGCAAAAACAACCCACGCGTTGACGAGTGGAACAAGCTGATGGGCAAATACCAGGAAGGCATCCCCGGTACTGCTAAAGGCGAAAGCTGGGTGTTTTTGAAGCCGGTAAAATGA
- a CDS encoding Gfo/Idh/MocA family protein has protein sequence MLNIGILGLGEGRSIISAALESKKVQLKMMCDISIEMCKHRAAEFNFHHYTTSYQEMLDDKEIDIIAIYTPDHLHAQHIIQALEAGKNVICTKPFIDDLGKAAELMRVAEKSGKKIFVGQSSRFFEPAKRQRKDFEAGLLGELITIEAYYHADHRWFLEKPWALEQAFKWLYGGLSHPIDFVRWYLPEVEEVMGYGMISSNGKTAGLKNEDTMHFIFRAKDGRIARVSGCYTGPTQPPLRDSGMSTVLRCTEGASQADYHELRYSVTDKTGEEKIITWGDKALKHYFRFEGQSHHAGEYQNYMEYFADSIEQGFTAYPDLKEGIGTVALLQAMDRTLKTGQPVKVADILKEFNLTREELTA, from the coding sequence ATGCTAAACATAGGAATATTAGGATTAGGCGAAGGCCGCAGCATCATTTCGGCGGCGCTGGAAAGTAAAAAAGTTCAATTGAAAATGATGTGCGATATCAGCATCGAGATGTGCAAACATCGCGCGGCTGAGTTCAATTTTCACCATTATACTACCAGTTATCAGGAGATGCTGGATGATAAGGAGATTGACATTATTGCCATTTACACGCCCGATCACCTGCATGCACAACACATTATCCAAGCGCTGGAAGCCGGTAAAAATGTGATCTGCACCAAGCCGTTTATTGATGACCTGGGTAAGGCCGCCGAACTGATGCGCGTGGCCGAAAAATCAGGTAAAAAAATATTTGTAGGCCAGAGCTCACGCTTCTTTGAGCCGGCTAAACGTCAGCGTAAAGATTTTGAAGCCGGTTTACTGGGCGAGCTCATCACCATTGAGGCTTACTACCATGCAGATCACCGTTGGTTCCTGGAAAAACCATGGGCACTGGAACAAGCCTTTAAATGGTTGTACGGCGGTTTGAGCCACCCGATAGATTTCGTTCGCTGGTATTTGCCAGAGGTGGAGGAAGTAATGGGTTACGGCATGATCAGTAGCAACGGCAAAACCGCCGGACTAAAAAATGAAGATACCATGCACTTCATCTTCCGCGCTAAAGATGGCCGCATTGCCCGTGTGAGCGGCTGCTATACCGGTCCTACGCAACCTCCACTGCGCGATAGCGGTATGAGCACCGTATTGCGTTGTACCGAAGGCGCCTCACAAGCTGATTACCATGAACTGCGTTACTCGGTAACCGATAAAACCGGCGAAGAAAAAATTATTACCTGGGGCGATAAAGCCCTGAAACATTACTTCAGGTTTGAAGGCCAGAGCCACCACGCCGGTGAGTATCAGAATTATATGGAATACTTTGCCGATAGCATTGAACAAGGTTTTACCGCTTACCCCGATCTGAAAGAAGGCATTGGCACCGTGGCCCTTTTACAGGCTATGGACCGCACCCTGAAAACAGGCCAGCCCGTTAAAGTAGCCGATATACTGAAAGAATTTAACCTAACTCGCGAGGAATTAACCGCATGA